In Porites lutea chromosome 9, jaPorLute2.1, whole genome shotgun sequence, a single window of DNA contains:
- the LOC140947408 gene encoding septin-2-like: protein MASAVTDYCRTLGADGRQLRLAGHVGFDSLPDQLVNKSVNRGFAFNILCIGETGIGKSTLMDCLFKTAFEGLPHSHKLPGVQVEHHTYDLQESNVKLKLTIVDTVGYGDQINKDDSASPIVEYINSQFEKYLQQELKIRRSLNSYDDTRVHVCLYFISPTGHSLKSLDLVCMKKLDKKVNIVPIIAKADTIAKSELKQFKDKIMDELASNGVEIYRFPVDDETVAEMNSKMNEEIPFAVVGSREEALINKVKTRARQYPWGTVEVENENHCDFVKLREMLVRTNMQDLIDKTHSQHFELYRRKRLEDMGFNDGDGETKQVSLQETYELRRQDYMKDIQGREEQMRQSFVNKVKEKEAELKQAEQELHAKFEHLKKTQVDEKKKLEEKRRMLDEEIQLFNKKKAAAQAAQAQAQQAVAQVAKEHLKGKKK from the exons ATGGCCTCAGCAGTAACAGATTACTGTAGAACACTT GGAGCGGATGGGAGGCAACTTCGACTCGCAGGCCATGTTGGATTTGACAGCTTACCCGACCAGCTCGTGAATAAATCAGTCAATAGAGGCTTTGCTTTTAATATTCTCTGTATAG GCGAAACAGGAATCGGAAAATCGACTTTAATGGATTGCCTTTTTAAGACTGCTTTTGAAG GTCTCCCTCATTCACATAAGCTTCCAGGGGTCCAAGTGGAACACCACACATATG ATTTACAAGAAAGTAATGTGAAACTAAAGTTGACTATTGTTGATACTGTTGGGTATGGAGATCAAATCAACAAGGATGACAG tGCAAGTCCTATCGTAGAATACATCAATTCACAATTTGAGAAATATCTACAACAAGAACTGAAGATAAGGAGATCACTGAACTCTTATGATGATACCCGCGTACATGTCTGCCTTTACTTCATATCACCCACTGGCCATTC GTTGAAGTCTCTGGATCTTGTTTGCATGAAGAAGTTGGACAAAAAG GTAAACATTGTTCCCATTATTGCAAAGGCTGACACCATCGCAAAGAGTGAACTGAAGCAATTTAAGGACAAG ATAATGGATGAACTTGCAAGTAATGGGGTTGAAATTTACCGATTTCCCGTGGATGATGAGACTGTAGCAGAAATGAACTCCAAGATGAAT GAGGAAATTCCATTTGCTGTGGTAGGCAGCCGCGAGGAAGCTTTGATTAATAAAGTGAAGACAAGGGCCCGTCAGTACCCCTGGGGAACTGTTGAAG TTGAAAATGAGAACCATTGCGACTTTGTCAAGCTTAGAGAGATGCTAGTTCG GACAAACATGCAGGATTTGATAGACAAGACCCATAGCCAGCACTTTGAGCTGTACCGACGAAAGAGGCTGGAAGACATGGGCTTTAACGATGGCGACGGAGAGACAAAACAGGTGAGTCTACAAGAGACGTACGAGCTGAGAAGGCAGGACTACATGAAAGATATACAGGGCAGAGAGGAGCAGATGAGACAGAGCTTTGTTAACAAAGTGAAGGAGAAAGAAGCGGAGTTAAAACAAGCTGAACAAGAG CTTCAcgccaagtttgagcatttgaAGAAAACTCAGGTAGACGAGAAAAAGAAGCTGGAGGAAAAAAGACGGATGTTG GATGAAGAAATCCAATTATTTAACAAGAAAAAGGCCGCTGCCCAGGCTGCTCAGGCTCAGGCCCAGCAAGCTGTCGCCCAGGTCGCCAAGGAACAtttgaaaggaaagaaaaaatag